Part of the Acipenser ruthenus chromosome 37, fAciRut3.2 maternal haplotype, whole genome shotgun sequence genome is shown below.
gggttaatttcatCTCTGCTGAATACAAGTGTGGAacgtggctgggtcttgattgaacaACTGATCATCAATCAGGTCCCAGCCACGTGGGTATAAGCCCCAAATAGAGGGCACACCTCTCACGTTTGCTCCCCTTGAGCTGGAATGAGCCCAGTGTTGTGAGGTTTGTTAGGTGTGGTCTGCATGCTTACTTCTGCGCCGGGGGTGGTACACCTGGAGGTCTGGACGCCGCGGCCGAGTGGGCATGGCCGTGGTCGTGTGTCTCTTTTTCTGCTTCTCCTTGGCTTGCTTCACCTCCTTGTCATAGTCATCTCTGTATCAGAAAGgaagaatgatttatttattcattttgtattttgctgCATGTGAAGTTCAGTGCCCATGAGCGCTGAAGGCAATGCAGTCAGACATGGTACAGGATAGGCTATACTGAGGGTCACAGCACCATCTGCCAATGCACCCGAGGGCCACTTAGTCctctcaaataaaataaaaaacaattcacatttctatagcgccttacatcacaaggatcccaaagtgcTTTTCCCCTTAGTTTTTAAAATGATCAGCACTATTTAACAACTGTAGCAGTGCAGCTAAGTTACCGTGTACTGTAAATCTAGTGCCTGTGCAATAGGCGAAATCTCATTCGAGTAAAACGTTATGCATTCTTTGTCAGAATAAAACTAGACGATTTATCAGCATAAGATAAACAGGTTAAGATTACAGGTCACAAAGTTATCCAGCTGTCAAACCATGTCCGTCCCTTTAGACTACTACGCATGCGCAGAGAGAACACACGTATGCTATCGAGCGTTTAACATTATAAACCCTTACACAACATTATAATTAAATGCAGTAattgatttaattgtatttgtatttatttttcttgtcttTGTTTGGCAAACCGAACCTGGCAATTTGGTTCCTGCGGATGTGGTGCAGGAATCCGTGTTTCATGTCCAAACGGCCTCTGGGCTTGAATTTTGTCTGGTGGTCAAACTCTGGTCCCATTGCTGCTTCCTCCTCCCGCAAGACTTCCATTTCgagtatttgtattaatattactTTACTGCTTCCTAATTTGTATACCTCATCAAACCGTCCCCAGTCGATTACATTAAATTGAATGAAAAGAATCGTATAAGAATACGATTGGCCAACAAACAAGTTACCCAGAGTGACGATTAAAACCAGATAATTGGACATTCATgcataactaaataaaatacatcgTGCAATAGTAGTCTTTGTAGATATGATAAATGGCAAATTTCTATATTTGATTTAGAGCCAGCATATCTTGCAGTGTTAATGCAATACATTGAAGTATTATGCAGTATTTTGTGTACCGCGCCATTTTGATTCCAACATGAGGCTCCATCTATCATTCGAGTGAACAGGAAGAGCCAAGAtggcagacacagagacacagagac
Proteins encoded:
- the LOC117397676 gene encoding UPF0561 protein C2orf68 homolog, translating into MSNYLVLIVTLGNLFVGQSYSYTILFIQFNVIDWGRFDEVYKLGSSKVILIQILEMEVLREEEAAMGPEFDHQTKFKPRGRLDMKHGFLHHIRRNQIARDDYDKEVKQAKEKQKKRHTTTAMPTRPRRPDLQVYHPRRRSGPETSPGLENEDSNESSSSTDPDQQGTELFCLEYEADSGEVTSVIVHKDDAPDKVVEMVAAGNSLDSVMKAALRTRIQEEMDKRRAKR